The window CAGTTCCACGATTCTaccggttcaatgtgcacccctatcTACCATCATCTCTATCAATTGCAAAATCTTCATGATAAAGCATTAAGTACTTGACATCGAATGAATCAGAAGGGCATATGTGGCTCGGCAATAGTAGATGATAGACATTGTCGTTGATCTCCACATTGCATCTGCACTTTTGGTCCTCTTGACATACATATCTTTAGAGTTTTTTCGATGCGTCTAGATATGACTCAAAAAGTGGAGGAGATGGATATATCTTTTTTGTTTTCCTGGTGCCTATCTAGGTGTAGGCCTATGAGGCCCATAACAAAAGGGCACCACTCTCCCCTAGGATCAGATGCGACATTCCTTTGTCATATCTCTAAAATCTATCACTCAATGGCCAAGATCAGAACATTACAAtcttttaaataatgagctcaaacctaggacaAAGTTTTAGACTTAAACACcccaaaaatgtgacttactataaataggaaacttactatttatacatGGTTACCATTTATACTAGACtccatggttttcggccaaaaatagtaagtgtccaatttagcctaatAAAGAAATAGCCAAACCTATTATGGACATGGCTCAATGCCATCCTCACCATCTATCACTCAGCCAGGTCATTGTTAAATGGGCTCGCCGAGAGTCAAGCACGTTTGTTTGACTTGGATTGGCAGTGCCTTCTATGGAACATATGGTAGAAAAATTTCCTGTAAACCTTATGTGGCCCAATAAAAGCTCTAGTTACTCACCCCCAGCCTTGACCAGGCCGGGAGAATCTCAAGTCGGCTCAAGATGGAAGAAGTCAATCCTAGTCTTTTAACCATAGTTGCCCCTCACTTTCTATCACTAAGTTAGGTCGCTGTTTGGTGGGCTTTAATGTGAGGGACTTGTGTCTTAGAGTTAACCTTATCTAGCTCTCCAGTGACTTCCAACTGAAAATGACATCCTTACGCGGTATCTGCAGCAAGAAAAAAGttactttccttctttcttttttaaagctactattcttttcttttttgtaggTGTCATAAATTGTAGTCTTTTATTTCTACCGTTGTAACTACTTAACATGGTTACTTTTTAGTTATGTGCATTCAAGGCTGTTTTTATGTTTCCTATCTTCTGGTGCAAGCACTCGACAGTACTTACAGATGTTATAGGAATAGGAAATAGCAAGTTGAGAACACGGCAATGTCATATAGTCTTAATCTGATCGGTGCAGATGCTTCTTTGGCTCCTGAGTTTTGAGTTGGGTCTTCTCTTGTGGTTTTGCTTTGCTGGCATTTATTGTGTGGTGGTGTTTTTCCACAACAGTCCAACCATATCAAAATCATAAGTCATTCAAAAGACTTACAAGACACTCTCTACCACTGATCAGTCAAGTCACTCCAAACGCGTCTTTAATGGAGAAAACTAGGGTATAGGAACCTTTCATGAATCACCAAGTCAGTCAAGCAAGTGATGAATCCATCTATAGCTTTAACAAGTGCACAAAACTTCTCCACACGTGCCCATACATGTTGCCACACATGCCAAAGTTTCCATGTTCGTTTGAAAATCCTAATTAACCTTGTaacttgctcgggtggtagactcccaggagtttcaactcccggtcaatgGTTCaagcacccataggtggtgaaattccactagcgtgggtgtgtggggtgtgtgtgcgtgtgtaaaaaaaataaaaaaataaaaaaaaatgctaaaGATATTTGATTAGTTACCAAGACACTAACCCAACAACCTAGAACAGAAAATTAATAGAATACAGCCGAATTCTAGCTCAAATCAACAAATAATAGAAAATAGCCCGAAACAGGTAGTGAACTGTTCCATCTTTCAGCAGCCTTatgcttcaatcatatgttgttGTTTTGCTGGAAgctgattgcgtactgagtaaactctgtgggcccaacgtCATTCATGCgttgtatcaactccgtccatccgttttatcatataaatttacggcttcaacccaaatattaagcatatacaaatctccaacggaccacaccaccggaaacagtgtgaattgaagtctattGACTACTGTTGAAAGgttcttgggggcccacagaagttttatatcaagctgatatttgtgttttcccttcgtccatgtctgtgtgatcttatgaatagtttagatgacaaataaacatcacagggggccttggaaaggtttcaacggtggaaatcaatacttccactgtttcctatggtatggtctacttgagctttcgatatacttcaattttgggctcaacccctaaaatgatctgaaaaaacggatggacagcgtggataaaccacatgaattcacagtgggcccaacagagtttactcaatccGATTTCTGTTTTGCTGTTGGAATACGGAAATAGTTACTCCGCGTTTCGGTCATTGACTCCTATATGCGCACTCTGCCTGCCTCGAGTAATGCCCCATCGAGTGTAGCCCGATGTGGCCTTCTCCCGATGCTCCAGGTATGCCCTAGTGATCAGAGAGAGCTTGAGTACTTGACATCGAATGAATCAGAAGTGCCCCATCGAGGAGAATGCTCGACCTCAAGCTACCACCATCTCTATCATTTGCAGAATCTCCATGATAATGCATTAAGTACTTGACATCGAATGAATCAGAAGTGCATATGTGGCTCGGCAATAGCAGATGATAGACATTGTCGTTATTCTCCACAATGCATCGGCACTCTTGAACCTGATGCCATTCATATCTTTAGAGTTTACAGCACATTGTCTAGATATGACTCAAAAACTGGAGGAGATTGACACATCTTTTGGTCTTTTTGGTGTGTGAGAGAATCTAGGTGTatggtgaaagagagagagagagagagagagagagaatctaggTGTAGGCCCATCGGGCCCATAAACCGCTATCCCCTAGGACCAAATGCAGCATTCCTCTGTTAAATCTCTGAAATCCATCACTCAAATGGGCCAAGATGGGGACATCGACAAACATGAAGAATGAGATATAATAGTAGGTGTAATCAGCTGGATTCAACAGCCAAAATTTCTCAAAGAGATTACACTGAAGATTGGATTCGATAAAGCCCCTTTTCTAGTATACCATGAAAATCAAGGCATAGGCAGGCCAGGTACAACCCAAGTCTAGCTTAGGTAGTCTATTGATGTAGAGAgtgttgcagacactttcatgtccaagatggactagagaaggcccgatcggaggcggaagtgatcaagACTGTCAGAACCCTAAGACAGGCACATCTCGCAAACCGCAATGAGTTATACGACGTACCAtatatagagctgtacacgagcagagtatgctcggttactcgctcgactcgactcggaattactcgactcgactcaacccgTCATGAGTTTGAGCGAGTACGAGTGGTTTTTTAAGACTCGTTTTGATTTCGAGTAGAGTACGAGTTGGGCGGTACTCGACTCGTGTGCCCGTATATATAAcccacccaaaaaaagaaaacccTACTCGTTCAGTCGTTTTCAAGCAGCCCGCCGAAACCCCCTTTCCTTCTTCCCTCCCAGCGCCCGTTcgaaaaaatctctctctctctctctctctctctctctctctctctctcagcgcccgtccctcttcttccctctctctcttcaagACTCGGACTCGAACTCGCCTTGAAAActcagactcgactcgactcgatttctgCTCGTACTCGGACGAGTAGAGCACAAGCAGGGAATCCATGCTCGATGGCCGCGCAAAGCCAAGTACGAGTAGGACTCGGGCATtgcgagccgagtacgagtagggcgatactcggctcggctcgactcatgtacagctctaaccATATATgactttggggtaggagaagctactttagccacccaaccgcctatgccaggttgcccaagccgaatttgcgagattccatcagatcgacagtcgaaagtcctttttaatttcgtttttactatttatattaatttttagttcaatcataactcttcatcctttgagctttaggagttgtgcccaacatgaaagggcttagaaaatttaggagaataacgtggttaggccaaataggacacttactatttttggccgaaaaccatgaagtctagtaggaatcatgaccatctataaatagtaagtttactatttatagtaagtcacaaatttTAAGGAGTTTTGAGTTAgaatttgattctgaaacttcttcctaggcttggtatcactatttaaaggattaattcatttttatcatcaatcaagctatttttgaatttattagaatttatttctagcTTCTATTTCTcatcgtggatttgaggaatctctctgaggaatccagagaagctcagtggattcggagtaattatcccttgaggaagatggtgatcaacctcatcatgtccatccttGTGTCATCTATTTATGTAGTTACGGGTAAAATTTGCATGACCATGTATAATATGTATAGAATATACTGGTTGAGAAGAAGACATGCATTCATCTTACAGCTGCAGTTGTATACCAAGCTGTAAATACACTGCATATTGCTTTGGTCTATATACATATGAAAACAACAAAGTGAGAAAGTATCCAGAGGTAAGAGCAATCTAATCATTATAGATTCCAAGTAAAGGAAAAATATAGACAACATAGATACAAGGAGTTCAATTCACATAGACAGTGACATAGATAAAAGGAGTTCAATTCACATAGACAGGTTTTGAAATCCAAACATATAATATAGCAAACATCCTTAATGACATAATATAGCAAACATCCTTAAGAAAGATAGAATTGGAGACCATCACAAACATATAATATAGCAAACATCCTTAATGACATAAATTTGGAGGTTGATGTCAAGAAATATCATCGTCTTTCCCTTCTTCGAGTTCTGCTATAGTTGTTAAATTTGCCGCATGGGTTGTCTCAGGGGTAGTTGTGTCAACATTTGGTGGAGCAGAGGTGGCAAAAGGATTTGGTGGCATCATCAAGCTTTCCATGCTTCCTTCTagcatttggaccacactttttATAGCAGGGCGATCACCCGGGTACCACTGTATGCACCAGAGTGCCACAGTTGTTAGTTTCTTTGCTATATTTGCATCTTCAACTGCATCGATGTTGAGTCCCAGCTCTTCCCCATGATGTAGACGATTATAAATCCATTCAGGAAAGTACACTTGACTGGTGTTTTCCACCGTAACATCAATGTTCTTCCTTCCTCCAACCATTTCTAGCAACAACATTCCGAAACTGTAAATATCCGACTTGTAGGAAACATTTCCAAAGTTCCTAGAGAACACTTCAGGTGCAATGTAACCCATGGTTCCTCTGGCAGCAGTCATTGATACAATACTCTGTCCCTTGGAGCACAACTTTGCTAGCCCAAAATCAGATATCTTGGGATTAAAGTTATGGTCTAGCAATATATTGTGAGGCTTGATATCAAAATGAAGGATGCGTTGGTCGCATCCTTGGTGAAGATACTCTATCCCTCTAGCAATGCCAATTGCAATACCTTTAAGCTTTTCCCAACTTAGCAAAGGGTTTTTGGCGTCTGCtgagaaaatgaatttttctAATGATTCGTTTGGCATGAATTCATAGATGAGTGCACGCTTCAAGTTGTCAGTGCAGAAGCCCAGAAGACGAACCACATTAATGTGGTGAATCCTACCAATGGTACCCACTTCATTAATGAAGTCTTCTCCATCTCCCCCTGACTTTTGTAGGATCTTCACCGCAACCAGATCTCCGTTCGCAAGCGTTCCTTTGTAAACACTTCCATAACCTCCTTGACctaatttttctttgaattgaTCAGTCATCCTTTTCAGATCAGCATAAGAGTATCTTGTGGGCTTCAGAGATTTATAGTCCTCCAAAAATTTTTCAACCTTGAGCCGATTCTCTCTATCTTTCTCCCTTTCTAACTTCCATGAGTGGTAGAACTTCAAGCTAATCAACAATGCTACTAAGATAAAAAAGGAGCCTAGGCTCGTACCTGCACATGTAAACATGGAAATTACTTCCTAAAACATGTGGAACTGTATTGAGATGTGACATGCATGTACCAAGTGAACAATTGATAAGTGGGCCAGATTGAGGATAGGCCACACTTCAAAAATCACACCAAATGGACAATGTCAGGGTCCTCTGAACTCCCTTTTACTATCTGATCTATTGCAGCCCTGTACAAAAACTTCGATTGGGTAGTTACATCATCCAATCAATGTGTTTCTGAACATTTTGTAAGTCATTGATCTGATAATCATGTGGTTATGATTTTTTCATTGTGACCCACCACGAATGGGCGGGACCAAATGGGTAGTCTAGACGGTGATTAATTTCACAACTAAATCTCAAGTACGCCATATACATGTCTTTTTATTAGTGGCCCATAAAGTGTAGGATGGCCATAACGGACTGCTGAGATCTTTTGGTTGGACTGTCCACTTTGCCCTAGCCAACTGGGAGCATTACAATGTTCAGTGCCTTGGGAGCATTTGATCATTTCTCAGTGTGAAGAAATGAACTTGCATAGGTAGATAGAAAGGGTCCAAACAATCAGCCACCATGCAAAAATCTCAGCTACAGACAGTTCTGTTGTAAAGTCCTTCGGAATTGGACAACAATCCCATTTCTGAATGTTATAAAGCTTGGGAGGGAGTGATCATTGATCACACAAATCCCACGGGCAATAGTTAGATCGAGAGCCTGaaagatggatggtgggaccAAATTCGAACTAACCAAACATTTCACAGTTCTTGATCAATAGCAAAGATCATCAGATAGTGTCATGTTTACTAAATAGATCAGGCTTGGGCTAGCCTCAACCCAACCAATTGCGAATCCTATTCCCAATATTATCGATCTGTATTATTTTACTATCAAAATTAGAAAGTTTATAAGCCAAAATGGGTGTAAATATTAATTTCCTAAATGTATACTCTCCTTCAGTCCATATATGCAGTGTATATTCTTGTTCATGTAGTCAATAAGAACAAAAGGAGGCAGTGGTTTTACCTATAATTACTCGCTTTTTCAAAAGACCTGCAAAAATGACCGCACAAAGTTAGCTCCATTGCAGTTGTGAATTCTGTTGGTGCAAAGGTGTTGGGCATGAACCCCAGATCAGATATAGTACTGGAAGAAtcggaatatggtagagccatc is drawn from Magnolia sinica isolate HGM2019 chromosome 5, MsV1, whole genome shotgun sequence and contains these coding sequences:
- the LOC131246504 gene encoding rust resistance kinase Lr10-like isoform X2, translated to MGWLKVFFFLSVFRFLTIASCKSDELSPNYDCSTTRCSRHGPKIRFPFRKQGSQQQGPWSSGFELSCKGHHTVLHIPSTGDVEVRRIDYASQTLSIVGSNGCVAGLLFPLLNLSSSPFNYSGAMTNVTFVNCSVGVDFLDGEKIACMSDWEHDVFLLFSDTEVESLPSTCQPTETVELPHWYWYGYGDGLLHLKWDMPGCSGCDEAKGGVCGFKDKTQSNETTCYYKCNEGTSLGSFFILVALLISLKFYHSWKLEREKDRENRLKVEKFLEDYKSLKPTRYSYADLKRMTDQFKEKLGQGGYGSVYKGTLANGDLVAVKILQKSGGDGEDFINEVGTIGRIHHINVVRLLGFCTDNLKRALIYEFMPNESLEKFIFSADAKNPLLSWEKLKGIAIGIARGIEYLHQGCDQRILHFDIKPHNILLDHNFNPKISDFGLAKLCSKGQSIVSMTAARGTMGYIAPEVFSRNFGNVSYKSDIYSFGMLLLEMVGGRKNIDVTVENTSQVYFPEWIYNRLHHGEELGLNIDAVEDANIAKKLTTVALWCIQWYPGDRPAIKSVVQMLEGSMESLMMPPNPFATSAPPNVDTTTPETTHAANLTTIAELEEGKDDDIS
- the LOC131246504 gene encoding rust resistance kinase Lr10-like isoform X1 translates to MGWLKVFFFLSVFRFLTIASCKSDELSPNYDCSTTRCSRHGPKIRFPFRKQGSQQQGPWSSGFELSCKGHHTVLHIPSTGDVEVRRIDYASQTLSIVGSNGCVAGLLFPLLNLSSSPFNYSGAMTNVTFVNCSVGVDFLDGEKIACMSDWEHDVFLLFSDTEVESLPSTCQPTETVELPHWYWYGYGDGLLHLKWDMPGCSGCDEAKGGVCGFKDKTQSNETTCYYKCNEGLLKKRVIIGTSLGSFFILVALLISLKFYHSWKLEREKDRENRLKVEKFLEDYKSLKPTRYSYADLKRMTDQFKEKLGQGGYGSVYKGTLANGDLVAVKILQKSGGDGEDFINEVGTIGRIHHINVVRLLGFCTDNLKRALIYEFMPNESLEKFIFSADAKNPLLSWEKLKGIAIGIARGIEYLHQGCDQRILHFDIKPHNILLDHNFNPKISDFGLAKLCSKGQSIVSMTAARGTMGYIAPEVFSRNFGNVSYKSDIYSFGMLLLEMVGGRKNIDVTVENTSQVYFPEWIYNRLHHGEELGLNIDAVEDANIAKKLTTVALWCIQWYPGDRPAIKSVVQMLEGSMESLMMPPNPFATSAPPNVDTTTPETTHAANLTTIAELEEGKDDDIS